A stretch of DNA from Paenibacillus albus:
GGGAATCCGATCAGGAGCAGGGGGTTATGATTTACGTGGCCGCTGGACAAGGCGTCGGAGCAGGAATCGTCGTAGATGGTAAGGTGTTCCGAGGGTCACTTGGGATGGCAGGCGAGATCGGTCATATGAGCATTGATTTCAAAGGTCCGAAATGCGAATGCGGCAATAGAGGTTGTCTTGAGCTATACTGCTCTACTTCGGCCCTGCTGCAAACCTTGAAAAAAGAACATACCTCCCTTCAATCCGTCTGGGAAGAGTTACGGGAGGAGAAGGCAAGTGAAACGAAAGAGGCTGTTAGGCAAGCGGCATGGTTTCTTGGTTTCGGTCTTGTCAGCATCATAAATACCTTTAATCCGGACCGGATCATCCTTGGCGATGAGCTGGCTGAAGCAGGGGCACTGCTTCACGATACAGTGAAATCGGTCGTTAACGAGCATGTGCTGCCCGATGTATCGAGCAAATTGGCGATTGAGCTTGCTACCGATGATGCGGATACGATGCTGGTAGGCTCGGCGATCGTAGCAATAGAGAGCATAATGGACCAGCCGTCGAGTTATTTGAACCTGCACAACTAAAGGATGTACGTTTTCAGCTCAGCTAGAGAATCTCTGGCTGGGCTTTTTTATGCTGTCAGAACAGAAGAAAAGGTGATTGAATTTATTAGTTGATCAAATCAATAAATACATTTATAGTAACAATATAAATGATCATACATAACATTATTTGAATTAATGGAGGGCCGTAGCATGTCGTTATTGATGGGAATTGATATCGGAACCTCAAGCGTGAAATCCATGGTGATGGATACTTCGGGAAAAGTGCTGGGATTTGCACAGTTGGAGTATGACATTGATATTCCAGTCTCAGGATACGCCGAACAGAATCCGGAGCAATGGTGGGATTTGGCCAAGAGGACAAGCGCACAAGCGATAATAAATGCGGGCATAGATGGCGGTTCATTAGCGGGGATTGGTTTCTCGGGTCAAATGCACGGATTAGTGGCGCTCGACAAAGAGGGGCAGGTGCTCCGACCGTCCATCATATGGTGCGATCAGCGATCGATTCCTCAGAAGGCAGTGCTGGAATCCGCATTTTCGACAGAAGAGCTAGGAAATATGGTTCAGAACTCCGTGTCAACCGGGTTCCTTATCTTGTCGTTAATGTGGATGAAGGAGAATGAACCTGATCTCTACAGCCTAATTGATCGGGTCATGCTGCCGAAGGATTATGTTCGGTATCGCTTGACTGGCGAGCTTGGAACAGACATGACCGATGCCTCCGGCACATCGGCCTATGCTACAGCATCGCTTGGCTGGTCGGAAGAGCTCATTCAATCCGTTGGCATCGATAGCAAGCTGCTCCCGTTGGTAGGGAAGCCTTGGGAGATAGCGGGTTACGTTACGGGGCAAGCCGAATCCGAAAGCTGCTTCCTT
This window harbors:
- a CDS encoding ROK family protein; translated protein: MNRSLVIRLMRRRQVCSRAELTQASGLNQSTITNIINELISWGIVVETGVIDGKKGRRSIGIKLNCEPYKIIGIRLARKSITVALYDLEGAEYRKQQIPINITDGSANAFKRMKELIRDMIHSNSVGNVIAIGVVTPGPLLRDEGRIGLMTYFPGWEKINIQEELMNEFSLPVYIEHDAKAGALAHWWFGESDQEQGVMIYVAAGQGVGAGIVVDGKVFRGSLGMAGEIGHMSIDFKGPKCECGNRGCLELYCSTSALLQTLKKEHTSLQSVWEELREEKASETKEAVRQAAWFLGFGLVSIINTFNPDRIILGDELAEAGALLHDTVKSVVNEHVLPDVSSKLAIELATDDADTMLVGSAIVAIESIMDQPSSYLNLHN